From a single Solenopsis invicta isolate M01_SB chromosome 4, UNIL_Sinv_3.0, whole genome shotgun sequence genomic region:
- the LOC120357584 gene encoding uncharacterized protein LOC120357584 has protein sequence MVMYVNKKGINKSTYKQRCDILCEILEKTEPKLGCLSLLCNTTIGHISRQILKNYNPTFIERNICDQICTNKQRTFAVLSIRLASLLHKSFNEEIVEDICLHSQRKCETAGCAGFVTKELSLQGEYILFEIYSDELENSEILLKRLPTTLLLSITNYEYKLHGIVAMKLPAITTRRSNDEIIGHYTAICYKQGTWVEYDDTAKSTKKLNNQKKILSTFNNVC, from the exons atggtGATGTACGTGAACAAGAAAGGCATCAACAAATCAACATATAAGCAAAGGTGCGATATTCTATGTGAAATATTGGAAAAGACTGAACCAAAATTAGGCTGTTTGTCACTGTTGTGCAATACAACAATTGGGCATATTAGTCgccaaattttaaagaattacaaCCCCACGTTTATAGAGCGAAATATATGTGATCAAATTTGCACCAATAAGCAACGCACATTCGCGGTACTATCTATACGATTGGCATCATTACTGCACAAATCTTTTAATGAGGAAATCGTAGAAGATATTTGCTTACATTctcaaagaaaatgtgaaacCGCAGGATGTGCTGGATTCGTGACAAAAGAACTAAGCTTACAag gcgagtatatattatttgaaatatacagCGATGAATTGGAGAATAGTGAAATATTGCTCAAAAGATTACCAACGACGTTATTGTTGTCAATAACAAATTATGAATACAAGCTCCATGGCATAGTGGCAATGAAATTGCCAGCAATTACCACCCGCAGAAGTAATGACGAAATTATAGGGCATTACACTGCCATATGTTACAAGCAAGGAACCTGGGTAGAATATGATGACACGGCCAAatcaactaaaaaattaaataaccaaaaaaaaattctctccacATTTAATAATGTATGTTAA